A single Dermacentor albipictus isolate Rhodes 1998 colony chromosome 3, USDA_Dalb.pri_finalv2, whole genome shotgun sequence DNA region contains:
- the M6 gene encoding neuronal membrane glycoprotein M6-a isoform X2, translated as MGCRRSCLRCLARVPFATLVATVMCCAGVAIFLGAVLRAVDSTLRMLEVVFERRSPYGPSELRAAALVAAALMGLLELCLLLVGCLTTGPTRERLGNRARVGGRLSCALLLALSYLALLAWIVLALFMAISALLCTLAGALCNQLRQEQQCLDLRQFEFLVSQETTPLRHTGEPLLLLCGAQRKEFCKDWVEPSGLLLWLGAAAALLVLLGLVQHLMCLAANYAHLRDQQKLLDLQLLQDLQDTEMTTLGSKDRF; from the exons ATGG GTTGTCGACGATCATGCCTGCGCTGTCTTGCCCGGGTGCCCTTCGCCACCCTGGTGGCCACTGTCATGTGCTGTGCGGGGGTGGCCATCTTTCTTGGTGCTGTGTTGCGTGCAGTTGATTCCACACTGCGCATGTTGGAGGTCGTCTTTGAGCGCCGCTCTCCCTATGG ACCGTCTGAGCTGCGAGCAGCTGCTCTAGTGGCAGCGGCGCTGATGGGCCTGCTGGAGCTGTGCCTGCTGTTGGTGGGCTGTCTGACGACAGGGCCCACGCGCGAGCGCCTGGGCAACCGGGCCCGTGTGGGAGGCCGTCTGTCCTGTGCACTGTTGCTGGCTCTGTCGTACCTGGCGCTGCTGGCATGGATTGTGCTGGCACTGTTCATGGCCATTTCAGCTCTCTTGTGCACTCTTGCCGGGGCCCTGTGCAATCAGCTCAGGCAGGAACAGCAGTGCCTGGACCTGAGGCAGTTTG AGTTTCTGGTGAGCCAGGAAACCACACCACTGCGGCACACAGGCGAGCCACTGTTGCTGCTGTGTGGTGCGCAACGCAAGGAGTTCTGCAAAGATTGGGTAGAGCCCTCGGGCTTGCTCCTGTGGCTCGGAGCTGCAGCTGCACTTCTGGTGCTACTGGGCCTGGTGCAGCACCTCATGTGCCTGGCGGCCAACTACGCGCACCTGCGTGACCAGCAGAAGCTGCTTGACCTGCAGCTGCTTCAGGACTTGCAGGACACCGAGATGACCACACTCGGATCTAAGGACCGCTTCTGA
- the M6 gene encoding neuronal membrane glycoprotein M6-a isoform X1, with product MTYSRKSYSYSSISRDKKCCSCTAIGCRRSCLRCLARVPFATLVATVMCCAGVAIFLGAVLRAVDSTLRMLEVVFERRSPYGPSELRAAALVAAALMGLLELCLLLVGCLTTGPTRERLGNRARVGGRLSCALLLALSYLALLAWIVLALFMAISALLCTLAGALCNQLRQEQQCLDLRQFEFLVSQETTPLRHTGEPLLLLCGAQRKEFCKDWVEPSGLLLWLGAAAALLVLLGLVQHLMCLAANYAHLRDQQKLLDLQLLQDLQDTEMTTLGSKDRF from the exons ATGACATACAGCAGAAAGAGTTACTCGTACTCGAGCATATCCAGGGACAAGAAATGTTGCTCGTGCACGGCGATCG GTTGTCGACGATCATGCCTGCGCTGTCTTGCCCGGGTGCCCTTCGCCACCCTGGTGGCCACTGTCATGTGCTGTGCGGGGGTGGCCATCTTTCTTGGTGCTGTGTTGCGTGCAGTTGATTCCACACTGCGCATGTTGGAGGTCGTCTTTGAGCGCCGCTCTCCCTATGG ACCGTCTGAGCTGCGAGCAGCTGCTCTAGTGGCAGCGGCGCTGATGGGCCTGCTGGAGCTGTGCCTGCTGTTGGTGGGCTGTCTGACGACAGGGCCCACGCGCGAGCGCCTGGGCAACCGGGCCCGTGTGGGAGGCCGTCTGTCCTGTGCACTGTTGCTGGCTCTGTCGTACCTGGCGCTGCTGGCATGGATTGTGCTGGCACTGTTCATGGCCATTTCAGCTCTCTTGTGCACTCTTGCCGGGGCCCTGTGCAATCAGCTCAGGCAGGAACAGCAGTGCCTGGACCTGAGGCAGTTTG AGTTTCTGGTGAGCCAGGAAACCACACCACTGCGGCACACAGGCGAGCCACTGTTGCTGCTGTGTGGTGCGCAACGCAAGGAGTTCTGCAAAGATTGGGTAGAGCCCTCGGGCTTGCTCCTGTGGCTCGGAGCTGCAGCTGCACTTCTGGTGCTACTGGGCCTGGTGCAGCACCTCATGTGCCTGGCGGCCAACTACGCGCACCTGCGTGACCAGCAGAAGCTGCTTGACCTGCAGCTGCTTCAGGACTTGCAGGACACCGAGATGACCACACTCGGATCTAAGGACCGCTTCTGA